In one window of Polaromonas naphthalenivorans CJ2 DNA:
- a CDS encoding GAF domain-containing protein, translating into MQSIFFTTQADRIALARQRYFEEGELPSGVVSDAVFQSWARCLRQKQDPSGRLEFQPVSASRAQLALQKNRLLRDAWLAEANELGAVLGATNCGAMLTDPSGVLIGATCSGRVHEKITPVAHRIGVNFAEEAIGTTAPGIVARTGKQVYVQGAEYFFESVNFMHYAAAPIRDIQGKLAGVLDMSSEGIAFNFDAGSVVGLYASSIENRFLVSQSSEHLIVRFQISPAMLDTPMAGRQRQHVCRIRHGLRTLANSDARYGVASDLIRVFQT; encoded by the coding sequence ATGCAATCCATCTTCTTCACTACCCAGGCGGACCGGATTGCATTGGCCCGGCAACGATATTTTGAGGAAGGCGAGCTGCCGTCGGGCGTTGTTAGCGATGCTGTGTTTCAGTCCTGGGCGAGATGCCTGAGACAGAAACAGGACCCGAGCGGACGCTTGGAGTTTCAGCCAGTGTCAGCCAGCCGGGCTCAGCTGGCTTTACAAAAGAACCGCTTGCTGCGCGATGCCTGGTTGGCAGAAGCCAATGAGTTGGGCGCGGTGTTGGGGGCCACGAATTGCGGTGCCATGCTGACCGACCCCAGCGGTGTACTGATTGGGGCCACCTGCTCCGGGCGCGTGCACGAAAAAATCACACCGGTGGCGCATCGCATAGGCGTCAACTTCGCAGAAGAGGCCATAGGAACGACGGCCCCCGGCATTGTGGCGCGCACCGGTAAACAGGTATATGTACAGGGGGCTGAGTACTTTTTCGAAAGTGTCAACTTCATGCACTACGCGGCTGCCCCCATTCGCGACATCCAAGGCAAGCTGGCCGGTGTGCTGGATATGTCCAGCGAAGGAATTGCCTTTAATTTTGATGCGGGATCGGTGGTTGGCCTCTACGCGTCTTCGATCGAAAACCGTTTTCTGGTGTCGCAATCAAGTGAGCACCTGATCGTGCGTTTCCAGATTTCTCCGGCCATGCTGGATACCCCGATGGCGGGTCGGCAAAGACAGCACGTGTGTCGCATCAGGCACGGGCTTCGAACTCTCGCAAATTCTGATGCTCGATATGGGGTCGCATCGGACCTCATCCGAGTTTTTCAAACATAA
- the maiA gene encoding maleylacetoacetate isomerase codes for MKLYNFFRSGTSHRLRIALNLKGLGYDYVAVDLRKSEHQGAAFKALNPQGLVPAVVDGDQVLTQSVAIIEWLEERYPTPALLPADLNDRAHVRALAAIVGCDIHPVNNKRILDTLRASFGADDAAINQWCGTWIGDGFDAYEALLAADTRRAGFSFGYGPSIADVYLIPQIESARRFKVDLGRWPLIMEVDAQCAALEAFQRATPMAQPDAS; via the coding sequence TTTCGCAGCGGCACATCCCACCGGCTGCGGATTGCGCTCAACCTCAAGGGTCTGGGCTACGATTACGTGGCAGTGGACCTGCGCAAGAGCGAACACCAGGGTGCAGCCTTCAAGGCACTCAATCCGCAGGGCCTGGTGCCCGCGGTGGTGGATGGGGACCAAGTGCTGACGCAGTCTGTCGCCATTATCGAATGGCTAGAAGAGCGCTACCCCACGCCCGCGCTGCTGCCCGCCGATTTGAACGACCGGGCCCATGTGCGGGCGCTGGCGGCCATCGTCGGCTGCGACATCCATCCGGTCAACAACAAGCGCATTCTGGACACGCTGCGCGCCAGCTTTGGCGCAGATGATGCCGCCATCAACCAATGGTGCGGCACCTGGATCGGTGATGGTTTTGATGCTTATGAAGCCCTGCTGGCGGCCGATACCCGGCGCGCTGGTTTCAGCTTTGGCTACGGACCCAGCATCGCCGATGTGTACCTGATTCCCCAAATTGAAAGTGCGCGTCGGTTCAAGGTAGACCTGGGGCGCTGGCCATTGATCATGGAGGTGGATGCGCAGTGTGCCGCTCTGGAGGCTTTCCAGCGGGCGACACCCATGGCCCAGCCAGACGCGTCGTAA